Proteins co-encoded in one Vibrio aquimaris genomic window:
- a CDS encoding heme-degrading domain-containing protein → MITDLNQLLAQEAKLQFQSFDHQTAWEIGCLLKENAEQRSVAVAIEIVKNRHCLFSFAMPNTTPDNQAWIERKRNVVERYHHSSWYMGQYYQAKGKTIQQASFVDEKQFAPYGGSFPLIIKGTGVVGAISVSGLPQYEDHKLLVDTLAQYLASQAR, encoded by the coding sequence ATGATCACTGACTTAAATCAACTACTTGCCCAAGAGGCTAAGCTGCAATTTCAATCTTTTGATCACCAAACCGCTTGGGAAATCGGGTGTTTATTAAAAGAAAATGCAGAGCAGCGCTCAGTTGCTGTCGCGATAGAAATAGTCAAAAACCGCCACTGTCTTTTTAGTTTTGCTATGCCCAATACGACCCCAGACAATCAAGCTTGGATTGAGCGAAAACGCAATGTGGTTGAGCGCTATCACCACAGCTCATGGTATATGGGTCAATACTATCAAGCTAAAGGCAAAACCATACAACAAGCTTCCTTTGTTGATGAAAAACAGTTTGCTCCATATGGAGGAAGTTTCCCACTCATCATCAAAGGCACTGGCGTGGTCGGCGCAATATCGGTCTCTGGCTTGCCTCAATATGAGGATCATAAATTGCTCGTCGATACTCTAGCTCAATATCTTGCCAGTCAGGCGCGCTAG
- the pfkB gene encoding 1-phosphofructokinase has product MKQTKWVTVTLNPAIDLSATANGFAVNQVNTVQEEQRDAAGKGINVGRVLSDLGAQVTLTGFLGQNNSELFESMFKQRGLNNNFVMVAGTNRTNIKIHDSSGDTTDINFNGFAVTQDDIKLLHKRLLKLANTHQGFIFSGSLPSNLDPHIVVSWIKELKSLGKKVVLDSSKEMLRQGISAKPWMIKPNETEISELLGKPIVTVSEGAAAAMELVNQGIDNVLLSMGEKGLIWVNQKQVLLSTPPVLKPVSTVGAGDSVVAAFCWASQFNQPNKQLANATAMGALAVSQTGVGLSSQAELQAMLKRIEVKEYKA; this is encoded by the coding sequence GTGAAACAAACAAAATGGGTCACAGTTACGCTCAACCCTGCCATTGACCTATCTGCTACAGCTAACGGATTTGCGGTTAACCAAGTCAATACAGTGCAGGAAGAGCAGCGTGATGCTGCCGGTAAAGGCATAAATGTAGGCCGAGTATTATCTGATTTGGGCGCACAAGTCACATTAACCGGCTTTTTGGGGCAAAATAATAGCGAATTGTTTGAATCCATGTTTAAGCAACGTGGTTTAAATAACAACTTTGTTATGGTTGCAGGAACCAATCGAACCAATATCAAAATCCATGATAGCTCAGGCGATACTACAGATATCAACTTTAATGGCTTTGCCGTCACCCAAGATGATATTAAGCTTTTACACAAGCGGCTGCTAAAGCTTGCCAATACTCACCAAGGCTTTATTTTCTCCGGCAGTTTACCGAGCAATCTCGACCCCCATATTGTTGTTAGTTGGATTAAAGAGCTAAAAAGTCTTGGTAAAAAAGTTGTTTTGGACAGTAGCAAGGAGATGTTACGCCAAGGGATTAGCGCCAAGCCATGGATGATCAAACCCAACGAGACAGAAATATCCGAATTACTTGGCAAGCCGATTGTTACCGTCTCTGAGGGCGCTGCGGCTGCTATGGAACTGGTTAACCAAGGAATCGATAATGTATTACTTTCGATGGGCGAGAAAGGCCTAATTTGGGTAAACCAGAAACAGGTGCTCCTATCAACCCCTCCAGTCCTAAAGCCTGTTAGCACAGTAGGTGCAGGCGATTCCGTTGTCGCCGCATTTTGTTGGGCCAGCCAGTTTAACCAGCCTAACAAACAACTCGCCAACGCAACGGCCATGGGCGCACTAGCCGTCTCACAAACAGGCGTTGGCTTATCCTCACAAGCGGAACTTCAAGCAATGCTCAAGCGAATTGAGGTGAAAGAGTATAAGGCCTAG